The following DNA comes from Crateriforma spongiae.
ATGACGCGCTGTCCGACGACGATCCGGTCCGGATCCCAACTGCGCGACGCGATCGCGATCTTGTCCCAACGCCGGATCAGTGAATTGCCCGTCGTTGACACCACAGGACGCCCCATCGGATTGATCGACATCACGGATGTGGTGTCGTTGGAAGGCTCCGGTGCAACTGATGGTCCGTCTTCGGTGAAGTTGACCGCCCATGTCTGATGTAACCGACTTTCAGCCGCGTCCGAATGAAATCGCCGACCAGATCCGCTGTTTGATCAGCGATGTCGATGGCGTGATGACCGATGGACGAATCACCTATGACGACCAACTGGTGGAATCCAAAAGCTTCCACGCTCGTGACGGCTTGGCGATCAAGTTGTGGATGCGCAGCGGTTTCGGCTTTGGCATTCTGACCGCCCGCAAAAGCACGATCGTGCCCCATCGCGCCAGCGAACTGGGCATCGATCAGTGTGTCCAAGGCTTCGAAGACAAGTGGCCGGCCGCCGAACAAATCATGCGCCACATCGGATGCACGCCGGAGCAAACCTGTTACATCGGCGACGATCTGCCCGACATTGCGGTGATGCGGCGTGTGGGGCTAAGCGTCGCCCCGGCGGATGCATCAGCCGACGCCCGCGACATCGCCGATTGGGTGCTGCGCACCGGCGGCGGCCAAGGTGCACTGCGTGAACTGGTGGAGTGTTTGTTGAAAGCCAAAGGTCGATGGGAGGAGCACGTGCCGACGTGATCGCCCGATGACGGTCGGGCCGATGTCTGCCGAAATGCCAAACCGGGCCACGCCCCGGGATCGCATCGGCAACGGGGCCGCAACCCATGATGCAACACAGCAAAGACTACTTCTTGGCGCTGGGTGTGCTGATTGCCGCCGCGCTGACCTACCAGACCGCGACCGATTGGTTATTGCGGCCGCCCCAGATTGAATCGGTCCCGATGGCCGAACAGGCGTCGCTGCGCCCCCGCGAATCCCTGGCCTACTTGTTTCCCGAAGACGCTTGGCAGCGCGGCACCTGCCAGCAACTACAGATGCGGGACGCCGTGCTGTTGTTCGGCGAACTGATTCGCGACGAAGGCAATCGGATGACGGCCAAGCCGGTCACCGTGGTGTACGGACGCGATTTGGCGATTGATCGCGCTAAGCGACCGTTGATCTTGGAAGCGGAGACGGCGGAAATTGAATTCGACGGTTCGTTGAACCTGGATTCGATGGGCGACGACGCTCCACCGATCAAGACCGCCAACCTGATCGGGAACGTCCACGTGCACGGTGGAGCCCCTTCGTTATCGAGAGCAACGGCTGGACCGGCGACCGATGCATCCGCCATCGACATTCGTACCAGCTACATCAGCGTGGATCGGCAGAAGATCTGGACGACTCAGCAAATCGACATGTCGTTCGGCGACGTCAAATTGGTCGGGCGTGACCTGACGTTGCACCTGATGGAAGCCGCCGGCCCGGCCGCCGACAACTTGCAATCCATCGTCGATCGAATGGAACTGATCTATCTGGACCAGTTGACCGTTCCGATGCGAGACATGCCGGGATCGGTGCTGAGCATGGAATCCGGTGGCGGGATTGAATTCGACTTTGGCGTCAACGAATTGACCCTGCATGATTCCGTCGCCTTTGTCTTGCAAACCCCCGGCCAAGACGATGACCGATTTGATTGCGCGGAACTGACCCTGACCCTGCGTGATCCGCTGAACCGCAAACTTCGCCGCGAAGGCCCCCTGGACTGGATTTCTCAGGTGCAAGCGGTAGGTGCGTCGGATGCGCCGGCATCGTTGTACATGCCAAGCCGTGGTTTCGGGCTGGTCGCCGACGACATCTTTTTCGATGCACAGCGGGGCGTGCTGCGAGTTTCCAATCCCGGCGAAACTTCCAGCGACGCTTCGGCGAACTCACAACAGACCAAACTGGTCACGATGCGGTACAACGGGATCGTCGCGGGCTTACAGCAGATGGTCTATGAATTTGACCCGCGACAACCACGCGTGCTGGGACGGTTGTTGGCCGCCGGTGCGGGCCGCATTCGAATCGAGATGGAAGATTCGCCCGTGCGGCATCTGGCGTGGTCGGAGGGCTTGGAGATCAAGCCGACCGAGACTCGGCACCACGCCGCGACACCGCTGGACGCACCCGCTGCGACGTCGATCACAAGGGGATCCGTCGGCGGGGCATCGATCGATGAAGAATCGGGCCCGCCGATCACGCTTGCCGCCACGCAAGTCAACGTCGACGGTAACGTCCAAGCGATTCTGTCAGCCGGCGGTGCTTTTTCGGCCGCGCACGTCCGCTGCGACCTGCAACCGTCACGGTTTTCGGATGAGAAGACATCGCTGGTGCCGTCTGGTTTTGTCGCGAAGGAAGCCGTGTTGTTGGACACGCCCACCATTCGCGCGATGACGGATAGCTTGACGCTGGTGTTCCAGGAAGTGGATCCCTCCGCTGCGAAAACGGATTCGATGCTTTCGACCACCGGACGTGATGCCGACGGCTCCGGTGCAACAGATGGTGGTGCCAATGGGGTGCGGCGCTGGGTCGTCCAGCCGGGGCCCGCTGACGGACCGGCCGAACCGGTGGCCCGTCCGCGTCCGGAGATCGCCGGACGCCAAATTGCCGCCAAACTGCGGATTGCCGATCGTGATCTGACTGCCGAAGACTTGTCCGTACGCGGCGATGTCCGTCTGACTCATGTGGTCAATGTCGGACAGCAAGCATTGAACGCCGTGCTGCAAGGGGATCAACTGCGACTGACCGGTGGCGGCGGATCGGAACGGATCAGCCTGTTCAGCAGCCCGAATCGTCCGGCCCGATTGGACTTGGGCGACGGCTTTTTTGCCGGCCCCGCGCTGCACATTCGTCCGATGGACAACGTGGTGGAGATCAACGAGGCTGGTCAGTTCCAAATGCCGACGGCGATTCTGCCCAGCGGACTGGCCGGTGAAACGGCAGATGCAAGTGATGATGGACAACCTCCGTCGCTGAAGTGGACCACCGCACCCAGGTGTCACTTTGCCGGTGGCATGATCTTTGACGGACGCCAAATCCGATTGCGTGGTGGCGTGACCATCGACGCGGCAATGACGCATCGGGATCAACCCTGGCAATTCCAGTTGCGGGGCGATTCATTGGTCGCCGATCTGACCGATGGTGTCCAGCTCCGCGACATGAAAACCTTGCGGCAGGCAACGCTGGCACGCGTCTCACTGTTGCGTGAAGGCGATTTGCCGGTGTCGATCGAAGCGGTTTCCAATAATGTGAACGGGCAAACACAGTCACGCCACCTGTTGCGTGCACCGTCGTTGGTCTATCTGCCCGACAGCGGTGGCCAACTATTGGCCGAAGGTCCCGGTGCCTACTGGGCTTGGCTGTTGCAAGAAAAGGCGAACTCGATCTCCGGTGCAAGCGGCGGTGATGATTCGCAACCCCGGCCGCGAACCACTCTGGAAGCCGCTCAATTGGCAAGTCGCCAACAAAACGAAGCGGCCCGTTCCAGCCCGATCGCGGACGTGGACACGCCGACCCTGCAAGGCGTGCACCTGACTTACTATGACCGCATGGTGGGCAGTTTACAGAACCAAAGTCTGACGTTTCATCGTGACGTGCAAATCGGAAGTCGAGCGGTTCCGGATTGGGAAACGCCCGTCGACGTGACTCGAATGCAGCACTTGGCCAGCGGTGATGCGACGATCCGATGCCAGCGTTTGCAGTTGGGGGTCGATCCGGCCAGCCTGTCACCGTCGCTTGCCGGTCCGACCGCGCGTTCCTTTGAACTGTTGGCCGACGGTGGTGTGTTGTTCCGCAGTCTGCAGGACAAAGTGACTCGCGAGATTGCCGCAAGTCGTGCGGCCTATCAATCCGGCAAAAGTCTGTTCACCCTGCAAGGCGCCCCCGGCAATGCGTTGCAGATGCGACAGAGCCGTCCAGGCGCCGAGCCGATGTTCTTGACCGGGGAAAACATGAGCATCCAAGATCCCATGTCACCCAACATGAAGGTTCAGATGAACGTGACGGGGTTTCACTATGGTCCCAGTGGCGGCAACCAGGCGGCACAAAACCAGGGGAATCTGCGGTGAACGTTCGGCCGGATCTGCCCCGCATCGCTCCGCAATGCCAAGCCGACGTCCAACGGACATCGGTCATCTTGGTCCATGGCATGTTGGCCAGTCATCGCAGCATGCGACCGATCGCCGATTCGCTGTCGGACCTCGGCATGCACGTGACCAGTTGGCGGTATTCCACGCTGATTCATTCGATCCGTGATCACGCCGATCGTTTGGCACGTGTTGTCTTGCGTCATTTGGCCGATCGTGACGTCGAAACGTTGCACTTTGTCGGTCACAGCATGGGGTGCATCATTCTGCGTCAAACGCTGCTGCGATTTCGCTTGTCCGGTGCCCGATTTGTGATGCTGGCACCGCCCAACGGTGGTTCGCGTTTGACACGCTTGCCCTCTGGTCCGCTTGCCCGTTGGTTTCCACCGTTTGCCGAATTGGCTGAACACCGTGACAGCTTGGTCAATCGTCTGCCCTCACCAACGGGGCTGGATGTCGGGGTGGTCGCGGCACGTTGGGACCGGGTCGTGGAATTGGAAGCGACCCGGCTACGATGCTCTCATGAACATCTGGTCGTCTCTGCAACACACCAGCGATTACCGCGGCATGAGGAAGCGGTTCGACAAGTCCAACACTTCCTGCTGCACGGTTGTTTTGATCGTCCCGCGGTGACGCGGCGTAGTGATCCTCGTCGTCGGGCGGCGTAGTGATCCTCGCCGTCGGGCGTTCGCGACCGCGAGTGCCCGTTACATCAGCCCGGCAAAGATCCGTGAACCGATCCGGACCATGGTCGCACCGGCGGCGATGGCCGCGGGGAAATCACCGCTCATGCCCATCGAAAGGGTTGGCAGCGGTCGCGAATATTCGTCTTGGAATTCGTCACGCAGCTTTCGCAGCCGATCGAACTGTGTCGCGGCGTCGTCTTGGCCGCCATGCAAGGATGCCATCGCCATTAGACCGTCGACCTGGACGCCGGCGGGAATACCCGCGTCGAAGCATCGCCGGGTATCGTCGATTGCCATTCCCGTTTTGGCCTGTTCGCCGCTGATGTTGACTTCCAAAAGGCAGGAGGTCGTGATCCCGGCGTCGACCGATTGTTGGGCGACAACGTCCAGCAATTTTTGACTGTCGATCGAATGGATCATCGGGCGGTGCCGCAGCAACCGACGGACTTTGTTGGTTTGCAGGTGACCGATTTGATGCCATCGCGGTGCAGCATTGGCGTACCCCGCCGCGGCCAAAGCCTCGGGATCCATCTGCTCGGCCTTTTTCCACAACACTTGGGGGCGGTTTTCACCCAAGTCTCGGCAACCAATTTCGCACAACGCCGCGGTCAGGCTGGCATCGACGTACTTGGTCACGCCAATGATTTGAACTGTGTTTGGTTCCCTGCCGGCCTGCAGGGTTGCTTCGGCAACGTCGTCGACGACCGATTGCCAGTTGTCACGCAGACGTTGAAAGGACGCATCATCCAGTCGTTGCAAAGTCTCAGTCATCCTGGCTGCCTTCCACCGTGACCAGTTCTTCGAAATCGCCTTCGTCCATGTGGAATCGCGCCGCAAAGAAGTCGGCGATCAGGTGTTTTCCCATCACACTGCGGACGCGTTGCCCACGCAGCGAGCGATAGACGATCCATTGGTCGCTGCCCATTTGGACGCGGTAGCCGACCGCCTGATCGCTTGGCACCCGTTTCAGTTCATCGGCGATCGTCAGCGTCCGCCATGTGCGTTTGCGTTTGAAACGCTTGGGCATCAAGTCCAACCACAGCGGGGCGAACAACGCCGTTCGGGCTTCGGCGGTCAAGACCAGCACGCCGTCGTCGGTTGCGTCAAGCTGGGCCGCACTGGGGCCGACGCGCCATTCACCCGCCGACAACGGGATCGCCAAAGCGTCGGCCAAAGAGCTTGCTTTCTTTTTGCGTGTCTTTGCACCGGAGGAATTTGCCGGCTTTGCATGCAAGTAAACTTCGCGGGTTTCCAATTCGTCGCGTGCTTGTACGGATCGGGCCAGCGGCAGACGGCTGACATACTGGATCAACCGATCGTCATCCGGGTCCGCTTCGGGGGACGGCAAGACGCTGTCGGCCAACATCGCACAGCGATCATCACGAAGAAGCATGACGTGACGCTGCAGCATCAGCCCGCCGGACCAAGGTTGTTCGAATTCCAGATAGTGGACGTCGTCGTCACTGTATTCACACGTCGATTCCCACTCGCCTTCGCTGTTTTGTTCGATACCGCCGAAGCGAATCATCGTTTGCCACTGGCCGGCAAGAAGCTGTTTCCGGCCACAGCACATTTCGATACGACAATCCGGCTGGGAATAGTCGATCACGGTCCGGCCGCGACGGACGTCCCACTCGGGAAGCATCACGCCCAACTTGGCGTCGTCACAGTGGATCAAGGATTCGGGTAACGAAACGGACCAAGCCAAACGCCCGCCACTTTGCGAGACTCCGAGGGCGGCTTCGACGGCCGGACGAAGCGTCTCCGGGTCCCAGCGGCACATCCTTTCCAACAGCCCCGTGGTTTGCTTGATAGGACGTTTCGGCTGTGCCGACACGGCGCCGCCGACGTCATCGCGAAAATACTTGTCCGGTACCGCTTCGTCGACGCGGGCGTCATCGATCAACAGCGAAGGTTGACCACCAGGACTGGTCAGCCCGGCCACCCAAGTGGCGACGTCCGATGCGATGGCACGTTGTCGTTTGGTAAAACTGGATTTTGTCGTCGCGGCGAACAGGTCTTCGCACCGGAGCAGGGACGCAGCAACTAGTCGGGCGTTTCGGCCACCCCGCATGGCGTCGGCGATCGCGTCACCTTCCGCATTCAACCATTCCTTGACGACCTTCACCGATGCTTCCCGCATGCGGTGGCATGATGGCAAGTCTTTCAATCGCCATGCCATCGTCAGCCCCAGTTCGCCGCCCAGGATCAATCGCGCCGTCGCATCAGCCTGGTCACATTCCCGCTGTTGTTCGGCCGAATGCTGTAGCTTTCCAAGCAGGTCCCACCACAATCGCGTGGGCAATCGGTCGGTCAGCCACGGCATGGCCGCGGCCCATAACACCGCTTGCGTCGATTCCAACGCGTCGGCACGTGGCCCCGGGACGTCATCGCAAAAGTCTTCGGCCAGCCGGACCAAGTCGATCGATTTGCTGTATCGCGGCGACAGCTTGCCGGTCGCCGCCAGCCGACTCAGCAGTTGCCAATTCGCGGGGCAGGCCGATCGCAGGGCCGCGGCGACGCCCCATCGGTAAACCACGCCGCTGTCGGCCGCATCACCAAAGATTCGTTGGGCGGACAGCTTTTCGGCATGCTTGCGGACCTTTTTCTGCAACTTGGCCCACTGGTCCTTTTCGGCATCGGACAGTCGGTCGTGCTCAAAGGCTTCGTCAATCGTAAGGGTCGACATGGACGTGGCTGTGGTTGAAACTGATAATCACAAGAGGCAAACCTGGCGTCCTGCCGAACGGTGCGACCGCGGTTCCCAGCATACCCGGCACCGCCTTGCATGCCGCGGCCCACCGTACGGTCATCGGGCAACGCCGTACGGTAATCGTGATGAACGAAAACGTACATGACCCGCGAAATGCCGAGGTCGCCGGTCCGCCAGCATCCGTTTGGAAATCGCGTTAGGAATCAAACCAAGATGGAATTTTCGCTGCGAAAACCGATGCCCACCCGC
Coding sequences within:
- a CDS encoding KdsC family phosphatase, whose translation is MSDVTDFQPRPNEIADQIRCLISDVDGVMTDGRITYDDQLVESKSFHARDGLAIKLWMRSGFGFGILTARKSTIVPHRASELGIDQCVQGFEDKWPAAEQIMRHIGCTPEQTCYIGDDLPDIAVMRRVGLSVAPADASADARDIADWVLRTGGGQGALRELVECLLKAKGRWEEHVPT
- a CDS encoding esterase/lipase family protein gives rise to the protein MNVRPDLPRIAPQCQADVQRTSVILVHGMLASHRSMRPIADSLSDLGMHVTSWRYSTLIHSIRDHADRLARVVLRHLADRDVETLHFVGHSMGCIILRQTLLRFRLSGARFVMLAPPNGGSRLTRLPSGPLARWFPPFAELAEHRDSLVNRLPSPTGLDVGVVAARWDRVVELEATRLRCSHEHLVVSATHQRLPRHEEAVRQVQHFLLHGCFDRPAVTRRSDPRRRAA
- a CDS encoding YggS family pyridoxal phosphate-dependent enzyme is translated as MTETLQRLDDASFQRLRDNWQSVVDDVAEATLQAGREPNTVQIIGVTKYVDASLTAALCEIGCRDLGENRPQVLWKKAEQMDPEALAAAGYANAAPRWHQIGHLQTNKVRRLLRHRPMIHSIDSQKLLDVVAQQSVDAGITTSCLLEVNISGEQAKTGMAIDDTRRCFDAGIPAGVQVDGLMAMASLHGGQDDAATQFDRLRKLRDEFQDEYSRPLPTLSMGMSGDFPAAIAAGATMVRIGSRIFAGLM